gtgggAGTGGTAAGGGTGGACACATAGCACACGCGCGCGCTGGGTCgggctgggccgtgggccttgggacttgggaatgcggttcgcgggcgtggggtgggttttgtgggtcaatcATATTATTTTTGGTAACCGGACTGTTTTGGTTAAatcattgttacgggaatctgtattgataacgtaaccgttggattaattaccattaattacgtctGTTACAACCTTCATGATTCTGCTGTTACAGTCATTATTGTTTCTGCCCGTTTTTTACTATTGGTTGTCTTAGTTCTGATTACTTAATCAAAAttctattttcattttcattacaCACATAAATTATTCAAACACTTCCAGAAAACTGAAAACACATTCTTTTCCTCTCACACAAAAacttgctctcggttttgggcatatgtttTGACTCCATCCGATTTTGTAAGTGCACACAAAGTCGGAGTTGCACTAATcttggagggcgaccgcattttGTTCTATTAGACCGGGAGATAGCGcgaaatcgtcttttaggacagtgggtatCCACGACACAACAATTTATCTTCATTGAATTCATCAAATCAGataaatttgttttaattttgatttaatCGCAATATTTAGTACCAACTACCAAACGGGTCGTAAAACCTTACCTAATAAGAACCCTATTAAATTGATCAAAACCATATCCGGTCGGCCACGACATTATTAAATTTGGAGACCTATCTATCTTCTCTAATAGCCACAAAAGGACATGAGTTTATCGATCTTCTCTAATAGCCACAAATGAAACCTACCACCCTTTTTGTTGGTTcctaatataaattttaatttttagagacaagaatcctaattaattttatagatatctcaaaaaaaaaacaaggagAAATCAAATGtctcaaaacaacaacaacaaagacaAAGAGGGGGGTGTTTTGAACATAGCATTTTATCCATGGTTTGCTCTTGGTCACCTTACTTCTTTTCTCCGATTAGCCAACAAACTTGCCGAAAAGGGTCACAATATCTCATTCTTTCTCCCTACTAAAACACAATCAAAATTTGCTTCTCAAAACCACTACCCAAACCACCTTAAATTCATGCCCATCGACATCCCTCATGTCGATGGGCTTCCACCCTGGGCCGAGACGACCAACGATGTACCCGTCTCGGCCGTCTCCCTCATTATGACCGCCATGGACTTGACCCGTGACACTATCGAATCCCACCTCACCCTTCTCAAACCCGACTTTGTTTTTTACGACTTTTCTTATTGGATGCCCGAGTTATGTCGAAAACTCGGGATCAAATCCGTACACTACATCACTGGATTCATAGCAAGATATGCTGGATTAGCTTTCTCTGTTAAAGAATATCAAAATTCTCCAGGAAAGGCTCATCAATGGCCAACACCACCTAATCTTCCATCCCAAATATTCCAAATGCGGCCCCATGAGGCCAAGATTTTGGACCCTATTGTTAAAATTCGATTGGGATTAAAAGGTGTTTCGTATGGGGAAATGTTTTGTATATCGTTACGAGAATGCGATGCTATTGCTGTCAAAACTTGCAAAGAGATGGAACAGATTTACTGTGAGTATATAGAGAACACCTTACAAAAGCCTGTTCTATTAGCAGGTCCTGTAGTCCCCAAACCCCCATCTTCCAAATTAGTCGATCATCATGCCACCTGGCTCAATGGTTTTGATGCTGCAACTGTAATATATTGTGCACTTGGAAGTGAATGTGCTCTTAGCCTTAACCAATTTCAACACCTTCTTCTTGGTCTAGAGCTCACAGGTAATTAATTGCACTTAAAATAGTTAACTTATGTGTAATTAACTTACATTTGCAATaatgaaatattatatacttgttGCATGATGGTTGCTTGAATATTATGCTACACAGGTGGTAGTATGGGTTTGAATCCTCCTAAACGGAGattaaatattattatttttttgcttctttctgTCTTTTATTTGTCTTTTATTGATCATCTAAATTATTCATGTTTCTTAATTAGACTTAGAGGTTTAATAAATTCCTTCCTATAAAATAGCATAATGCTTATGTTAAGAATGATattcctttttgttttttttattagtgtCATTTTGTGCTACCCCTCTGTATTTAaataagagatacacttgaccAGACATGGGTACTAAGAAAGAatagttgaatgaaataaaataataaagcaagtggggttggggtcAGGGCCGGTTAAAGGGAGGTCCAACCATACCTACAACACCGggccacaaaattttaggcCCCAAAAAGAAATTATGTTGGTTAAACCCCTAAGaacaaatattatatatttagCAGTTGCTTTGTTATGCATTATGTAATCTCTGTCCCAATTGGTAAGGACTCATAATTTCATGTGGTAATCGAGACCAGGGTTcgattaaatattttaatcaagtaaAATAAGTGGAGGCCATTAAATTTTGGAGGTGTGTGGGATggggggtttatgaaattaattgtttaatgtggtAATGGGTgggagtattatttaattagatggtggggttgaaaaCTTAATAAAAATGGCTAGTGTATCTTCTATTTAAGTACAGCCGAAAATAGTAAGTGTATCTTCTATTTAAATACGGGGGGAGTATTTATTCAGTGGTAATTATCTTAATAAAGTGAATCTCCTTCAAAGTATGaaaaactctttttttttttcattttaaattgaaatcacGCCAAGTTATTGTTTCAATTTGGACTATGTGTTAGAGTTTTGTTGTTATAAAATTCCAAAGTTAAAGTTCATAAATCCtccatatattttattatataaagtgcaaatatgagaaattagaaagcaaatcatatatagttatttattttttgttaaattCCTTGATCTACCCTTGCAGGTAAGCCATTTTTAACAGCTTTGAAACCGCCAAAGGAATATGAAACAGTAGAATCAGCTTTTCCAGAAGGATTTGCGGAGAGAATAAAAGGAAGAGGAATCGTCCAAGGGGGTTGGGTACAGCAACAACTTATCTTACAACATCCTTCAGTAGGATGTTTTATAACTCATTGTGGTGCTGCTTCTTTATCAGAAGCTATGGCAAGTCAATGTCAAATAGTGTTAATGCCACAAGGTGTTGACCAGTTTACAAACGCAAAGCAAATGAGCTTAGAGTTAAAGATAGGGGTCGAAGTTGAGGCAAAAGAGGATGATGGTTTATTCACTAAAGAGGCCATTAATAAGGCAATTTCTCTTGTGATGGAACAAGATAGTCAAATTGGGAGAGAAGTCATGGTCAACCATGCTAAATGGAGAGATTTCATTTTAACGGAAGGTTTAGAGGATTCTTATATCACTACCTTCATTCAGAGTTTACAACACTTGCTTCCATCATTCTGATTCATTCATTCAAAGCCTTTTATGTTATGTTATGTTATGTATTCGATC
This Spinacia oleracea cultivar Varoflay chromosome 6, BTI_SOV_V1, whole genome shotgun sequence DNA region includes the following protein-coding sequences:
- the LOC110786383 gene encoding cyanidin 3-O-galactoside 2''-O-xylosyltransferase FGGT1, with amino-acid sequence MSQNNNNKDKEGGVLNIAFYPWFALGHLTSFLRLANKLAEKGHNISFFLPTKTQSKFASQNHYPNHLKFMPIDIPHVDGLPPWAETTNDVPVSAVSLIMTAMDLTRDTIESHLTLLKPDFVFYDFSYWMPELCRKLGIKSVHYITGFIARYAGLAFSVKEYQNSPGKAHQWPTPPNLPSQIFQMRPHEAKILDPIVKIRLGLKGVSYGEMFCISLRECDAIAVKTCKEMEQIYCEYIENTLQKPVLLAGPVVPKPPSSKLVDHHATWLNGFDAATVIYCALGSECALSLNQFQHLLLGLELTGKPFLTALKPPKEYETVESAFPEGFAERIKGRGIVQGGWVQQQLILQHPSVGCFITHCGAASLSEAMASQCQIVLMPQGVDQFTNAKQMSLELKIGVEVEAKEDDGLFTKEAINKAISLVMEQDSQIGREVMVNHAKWRDFILTEGLEDSYITTFIQSLQHLLPSF